A section of the Carya illinoinensis cultivar Pawnee chromosome 12, C.illinoinensisPawnee_v1, whole genome shotgun sequence genome encodes:
- the LOC122288901 gene encoding uncharacterized protein LOC122288901 yields MPTVWFSLKRSLHCKSEPSDVHDPKTRKQLSTILTRKAGRSGCSRSIANLKDVIHGSRRHLEKPPDCSPRSIGSSEFLNPITHEVILSNSRCELKITGFGGFQEGVSGGGGESGGLGGYNGTGGSMFVGTLRPGTPGPGGNPTMHYFNSSVRTPSTPPRKSQFVVSDREGYGLGGSAVFGGGGVHSSNRVSLETESNGSSTVICHKCGEQFSKWEAAEAHHLSKHAVTELVEGDSSRKIVEIICRTSWLKSENQLGRIERVLKVHNMQRTLARFEEYREMVKVKASKLPKKHPRCLADGNELLRFYGTTVSCSLGLNGASSLCATEKCSVCRIIKNGFSAKKELKGGIGVFTTSTSGRAFESIEILEEDPAVRKALIVCRVVAGRVHRPLENIQEMAGQTGFDSLAGRVGLYSNIEELYLLNPRALLPCFVVICKP; encoded by the exons atGCCTACAGTGTGGTTCTCTCTAAAAAGGTCTTTACACTGCAAATCAGAGCCATCAGATGTTCATGATCCAAAGACGAGGAAGCAACTGAGCACAATCTTGACAAGAAAAGCAGGAAGGTCTGGGTGTTCAAGGTCAATAGCAAATCTCAAAGATGTTATCCATGGAAGTAGGAGACATTTGGAGAAGCCACCAGATTGCAGTCCAAGATCTATTGGGAGCAGTGAATTCCTCAACCCAATAACCCATGAAGTGATACTGAGTAACTCCAGGTGTGAGCTCAAAATCACTGGTTTTGGTGGTTTCCAAGAAGGGGTTAGTGGTGGCGGTGGTGAAAGCGGTGGTCTTGGTGGTTATAACGGTACCGGTGGTTCAATGTTTGTAGGCACTTTGAGGCCGGGGACACCTGGACCTGGGGGCAACCCTACAATGCACTATTTTAATTCTTCTGTTAGGACCCCATCAACTCCTCCAAGGAAGTCTCAATTTGTTGTATCAGATAGAGAAGGGTATGGATTAGGGGGTTCTGCTGTTTTTGGTGGTGGTGGAGTTCATTCAAGCAATAGGGTCTCTCTAGAGACAGAGTCTAATGGGTCTTCTACAGTGATTTGCCATAAATGTGGAGAGCAGTTCAGCAAATGGGAAGCTGCTGAAGCTCATCATCTCTCCAAGCATGCTG TTACAGAACTTGTGGAAGGCGACTCATCTAGGAAAATTGTTGAAATTATATGCCGGACAAGCTGGTTGAAGTCTGAGAACCAGCTTGGCCGGATTGAGAGGGTTTTGAAAGTTCATAATATGCAAAGAACTCTTGCTCGATTTGAAGAATATAGGGAGATGGTGAAGGTCAAAGCCAGCAAACTCCCCAAGAAACACCCTCGGTGCCTCGCGGATGGAAACGAACTTTTGAGGTTCTATGGCACAACCGTGTCATGTTCTCTTGGTCTAAATGGTGCCTCCAGCCTCTGTGCAACAGAAAAATGCAGTGTATGCAGAATTATAAAAAACGGATTCTCTGCCAAGAAGGAGCTTAAGGGTGGAATAGGAGTTTTCACAACTTCAACTAGTGGAAGAGCTTTTGAATCTATAGAAATTCTGGAGGAAGACCCAGCTGTTAGGAAAGCCTTAATAGTCTGCAGAGTAGTTGCTGGAAGGGTTCACAGGCCTCTGGAGAATATACAAGAAATGGCTGGCCAAACAGGATTTGATTCATTGGCTGGTAGAGTGGGTCTTTATTCCAATATTGAGGAACTTTATTTACTCAATCCTAGAGCCCTCCTTCCATGCTTTGTGGTAATCTGCAAACCCTGA
- the LOC122289600 gene encoding probable histone H2A.1, with protein MAGRGKTLGSGAAKKAQSRSSKAGLQFPVGRIARFLKAGKYAERVGAGAPVYLAAVLEYLAAEVLELAGNAARDNKKTRIVPRHIQLAVRNDEELSKLLGDVTIANGGVMPNIHNLLLPKKTGTSKASGGDDDS; from the exons ATGGCAGGTCGGGGCAAAACTCTTGGATCAGGGGCCGCCAAGAAGGCCCAGTCTCGGAGCAGCAAGGCCGGGCTCCAGTTTCCGGTCGGTCGTATCGCCCGATTCCTGAAAGCCGGCAAGTACGCGGAGCGTGTCGGGGCCGGCGCGCCTGTATACCTCGCCGCCGTCCTCGAATACCTTGCCGCTGAG GTTCTTGAGCTGGCTGGAAATGCGGCCCGAGACAACAAGAAGACTAGGATTGTTCCACGACACATACAGCTAGCGGTCCGGAATGACGAGGAGTTGAGCAAGCTTCTTGGAGATGTGACGATTGCCAATGGTGGTGTGATGCCGAACATCCACAACCTGCTCCTGCCAAAGAAGACTGGAACCTCAAAGGCCTCAGGTGGAGACGATGACTCTTAG
- the LOC122289601 gene encoding 21.7 kDa class VI heat shock protein: MASRKPLDVHRGDQSPQKWRIPLGEDVFKSFLSQGCPTVHKVFDEGSFFSPLLFGKFFDPSDAFPLWEFESDILLSNLRSSGQSTVDWFQSDQEYVLKADLPGSGNNVQVFVDKGKVVEISGQWRQQRESKIQDWRSGHWWEYGYVRRLEMPEDADSRKIEAYVNNDVHLEIRIPKDLLDDNPQGNEIVAAKDSEGGVN; this comes from the exons ATGGCGAGTCGCAAACCGCTTGACGTTCATAGAGGTGATCAAAGTCCACAGAAATGGCGTATCCCACTAGGGGAAGACGTCTTCAAGAGCTTCCTCTCCCAGGGTTGTCCGACAGTGCACAAGGTTTTCGACGAAGGGTCATTTTTCAGTCCACTCTTGTTTGGAAAATTCTTTGATCCTTCAGATGCTTTCCCTCTATGGGAGTTTGAGTCTGATATCTTGTTATCGAATCTTCGGAGCTCTGGTCAAAGCACTGTTGATTGGTTTCAGAGCGATCAAGAATACGTACTTAAAGCAGATCTACCAG GAAGTGGGAATAATGTTCAAGTCTTCGTTGATAAAGGGAAAGTCGTTGAAATTAGTGGGCAGTGGAGGCAGCAAAGGGAGTCCAAGATACAGGACTGGAGAAGTGGGCATTGGTGGGAATATGGGTACGTTCGGAGGCTTGAGATGCCAGAAGATGCGGATTCGAGGAAGATAGAGGCGTATGTGAATAACGATGTACACCTAGAGATTAGAATTCCCAAGGACCTTTTGGATGATAATCCtcaaggaaatgaaattgtggcTGCTAAAGATTCTGAAGGCGGTGTAAATTAA